The Thermosynechococcus sp. genome has a segment encoding these proteins:
- a CDS encoding F0F1 ATP synthase subunit B': MFDFDATLPLMAVQFLILTVILNALLYKPLGQALDNRDEYIRTNLQQAKEQLQQATELAQQYEQELASTRRQAQALIEEARAEAQKIATAEIAAAQRAVQAELLKMQAELDQQKQATLQALAGQVASLSEQLLAKLLA; this comes from the coding sequence ATGTTTGATTTTGATGCCACCCTACCCCTGATGGCTGTGCAATTCTTGATCTTGACCGTCATTTTGAATGCGCTGCTGTACAAGCCCTTGGGTCAGGCGTTGGACAACCGGGACGAGTATATTCGCACCAATCTTCAACAGGCCAAGGAGCAGTTGCAACAGGCCACTGAGCTGGCTCAACAATATGAGCAGGAGTTGGCCAGTACCCGTCGCCAAGCCCAAGCCCTGATTGAAGAGGCGAGAGCTGAGGCCCAAAAAATAGCCACCGCCGAAATTGCCGCCGCCCAGCGGGCCGTGCAAGCAGAGTTACTCAAGATGCAAGCAGAGCTAGACCAGCAAAAGCAGGCAACACTACAGGCGCTGGCGGGCCAAGTTG